Below is a genomic region from Acidimicrobiales bacterium.
CAGGTTGATCGGGGGCCGGTGGCGATCGGCGAGGTTGAGCCGCGAGTAGGCCCGCGTCACCGCCTGGAACGGGGCCGGCGGGGTGAGCTGGGACCAGTCCTCGAGGATCTCGGGGCCCAGGGCCCGGTGCTGCTCCTTGGCCGCCGCCATCATCCGGCTGGCCTCGGCCAGGCGCTCGACGGGATCGGCGACGTTGACCGGGAGGGCGGTGAACAGGTTGGACACGCTGTTGGCCCGGCCCACCTTGAACTCGTCGCGCGTCGAGACCGGCACTCCCGCGATCAGCGGCCGGGCCGGCACCCCGCCGTGGCCGTCCAGCCACCGGCGCAGGGCGCCGGCGCACAGCGCCAGCACGACGTCGTTGATTGTGGTCCCGAAGGCGCTCTTCACCGCCTTGACGTCGGGCAGCGAGAGCGTGGTGGATACGAAGGCGCGCTCGGGCAGCAGCGACCGGTTGAACGGGGTGCTGACGGTGGCGAACGGCGCCGGGGGGGCATCCTGGCCGGAACGGCGGCGCCGGACGACCCGGTAGAAGCCGCGCAGGGTGCGGAGCAGCAGGCCCGGGAGGGAGCCGAGGTCACGGAGCCCGTCCCGGAGGGCGGCCGTCACCAGCGCCTTCGGGGGCGGGACGGGGTCGGGGGCCCAGAGCGGAGCTTCCCCGGCGGGTACGCCGGCGGTGGGATCGGGCGTGAGCACCTGCATGAGCATCTCCGCCGCCTTGACCCCGTCGGCGACGCAGTGG
It encodes:
- a CDS encoding wax ester/triacylglycerol synthase family O-acyltransferase — its product is MERLTGLDAGFLYMETPTQHLHTMKVAVVDPAGAEGGYSFERVREVLAAHLHRLPAFRQRIVPIPLALGHPVWIEDPDFDIANHLHRVDADAPGGQAELDRIVSAVAGRPLDRRRPLWELWVVEGLESGHVGFVSKIHHCVADGVKAAEMLMQVLTPDPTAGVPAGEAPLWAPDPVPPPKALVTAALRDGLRDLGSLPGLLLRTLRGFYRVVRRRRSGQDAPPAPFATVSTPFNRSLLPERAFVSTTLSLPDVKAVKSAFGTTINDVVLALCAGALRRWLDGHGGVPARPLIAGVPVSTRDEFKVGRANSVSNLFTALPVNVADPVERLAEASRMMAAAKEQHRALGPEILEDWSQLTPPAPFQAVTRAYSRLNLADRHRPPINLIVSNVPGPTTPLFVAGARLVGIWSMGPILENIGLNITVWSYLDQLNFGVVACPQTVPDLRELVARLHDALEELQKAA